A stretch of the Clostridiales bacterium genome encodes the following:
- a CDS encoding Cna B-type domain-containing protein gives MCLRQTAKSRWEGLPVYEGGVAIKYYVVETKTGTTASEYTATGDGESTGIEATEIADLGTITVTNSYAAKTTKIHAAKTWSDSNNQDGKRANVGAKFQLYKKVGETSTAVGEAVDVPATDGEVKVWEGLPVYEGGVAIKYYVVETKTGTTASEYTATGDGESTGIEATEIADLGTITVTNSYAAKTTKIHAAKTWSDSNNQDGKRANVGAKFQLYKKVGETSTAVGEAVDVPATDGEVKVWEGLPVYEGGVAIKYYVVETKTGTTASEYTATGDGESTGIEATEIADLGTITVTNSYAAKTTKIHANEDLE, from the coding sequence ATGTGCCTGCGACAGACGGCGAAGTCAAGGTGGGAAGGCCTGCCGGTATACGAAGGCGGCGTAGCGATCAAGTACTACGTAGTTGAGACGAAGACCGGCACGACTGCGAGCGAATACACCGCGACCGGTGACGGCGAGAGCACAGGCATCGAGGCAACCGAGATTGCAGATCTGGGAACGATCACGGTAACGAACAGTTATGCGGCGAAGACGACAAAGATTCACGCAGCGAAGACCTGGAGTGACAGCAACAACCAGGACGGCAAGCGTGCGAACGTCGGCGCGAAATTCCAGCTGTACAAGAAGGTTGGCGAAACATCGACAGCGGTCGGCGAGGCAGTGGATGTGCCTGCGACAGACGGCGAAGTCAAGGTGTGGGAAGGCCTGCCGGTATACGAAGGCGGCGTAGCGATCAAGTACTACGTAGTTGAGACGAAGACCGGCACGACTGCGAGCGAATACACCGCGACCGGTGACGGCGAGAGCACAGGCATCGAGGCAACCGAGATTGCAGATCTGGGAACGATTACGGTAACGAACAGTTATGCGGCGAAGACGACAAAGATTCACGCAGCGAAGACCTGGAGTGACAGCAACAACCAGGACGGCAAGCGTGCGAACGTCGGCGCGAAATTCCAGCTGTACAAGAAGGTTGGCGAAACATCGACGGCGGTCGGCGAGGCAGTGGATGTGCCTGCGACAGACGGCGAAGTCAAGGTGTGGGAAGGCCTGCCGGTATACGAAGGCGGCGTAGCGATCAAGTACTACGTAGTTGAGACGAAGACCGGCACGACTGCGAGCGAATACACCGCGACCGGTGACGGCGAGAGCACAGGCATCGAGGCAACCGAGATTGCAGATCTGGGAACGATCACGGTAACGAACAGTTATGCGGCGAAGACGACAAAGATTCACGCAAATGAAGACCTGGAGTGA
- a CDS encoding Cna B-type domain-containing protein, which translates to MPATDGEVKVWEGLPVYEGGVAITYYVVETKTGTTASEYTASGDGENKGITATEIADLGTITVTNSHTPVTTKIHAAKTWTDNNDQDGKRANVGAKFQLYKKVGETSTAVGEAVDVPATDGEVKVWEGLPVYEGGVAITYYVVETKTGTTASEYTASGDGENKGITATEIADLGTITVTNSHTPVTTKIHAAKTWTDNNDQDGKRANVGAKFQLYKKVGETSTAVGEAVDVPATDGEVKVWEGLPVYEGGVAIKYYVVETKTGTTASEYTATGDGESTGIEATEIADLGTITVTNSYAAKTTKIHAAKTWSDSNNQDGKRANVGAKFQLYKKVGETSTAVGEAVDVPATDGEVKVWEGLPVYEGGVAITYYVVETKTGTTASEYTASGDGENKGITATEIADLGTITVTNSHTPVTTKIHAAKTWTDNNDQDGKRANVGAKFQLYKKVGETSTAVGEAVDVPATDGEVKVWEGLPVYEGGVAITYYVVETKTGTTASEYTASGDGENKGITATEIADLGTITVTNSHTPVTTKIHAAKTWTDNNDQDGKRANVGAKFQLYKKVGETSTAVGEAVDVPATDGEVKVWEGLPVYEGGVAITYYVVETKTGTTASEYTASGDGENKGITATEIADLGTITVTNSHTPVTTKIHAAKTWTDNNDQDGKRANVGAKFQLYKKVGETSTAVGEAVDVPATDGEVKVWEGLPVYEGGVAIKYYVVETKTGTTASEYTATGDGESTGIEATEIADLGTITVTNSYAAKTTKIHAAKTWSDSNNQDGKRANVGAKFQLYKKVGETSTAVGEAVDVPATDGEVKVWEGLPVYEGGVAIKYYVVETKTGTTASEYTATGDGESTGIEATEIADLGTITVTNSYAAKTTKIHAAKTWSDSNNQDGKRANVGAKFQLYKKVGETSTAVGEAVDVPATDGEVKVGRPAGIRRRRSDQVLRS; encoded by the coding sequence GTGCCTGCGACAGACGGCGAAGTCAAAGTGTGGGAAGGCCTGCCGGTATACGAAGGCGGCGTAGCGATCACGTACTACGTAGTTGAGACGAAGACCGGCACGACCGCGAGCGAATACACCGCGAGCGGTGACGGCGAGAACAAGGGCATCACGGCAACCGAGATTGCAGATCTGGGAACGATCACAGTCACGAACAGCCATACGCCTGTGACGACGAAGATCCACGCTGCGAAGACCTGGACCGATAATAACGACCAGGATGGCAAGCGTGCGAACGTCGGCGCGAAATTCCAGCTGTACAAGAAGGTTGGCGAAACATCGACAGCGGTCGGCGAGGCAGTGGATGTGCCCGCGACAGACGGCGAAGTCAAAGTGTGGGAAGGCCTGCCGGTATACGAAGGCGGCGTAGCGATCACGTACTACGTAGTTGAGACGAAGACCGGCACGACCGCGAGCGAATACACCGCGAGCGGTGACGGCGAGAACAAGGGCATCACGGCAACCGAGATTGCAGATCTGGGAACGATCACAGTCACGAACAGCCATACGCCTGTGACGACGAAGATCCACGCTGCGAAGACCTGGACCGATAATAACGACCAGGATGGCAAGCGTGCGAACGTCGGCGCGAAATTCCAGCTGTACAAGAAGGTTGGCGAAACATCGACAGCAGTCGGCGAGGCAGTGGATGTGCCTGCGACAGACGGCGAAGTCAAGGTGTGGGAAGGCCTGCCGGTATACGAAGGCGGCGTAGCGATCAAGTACTACGTAGTTGAGACGAAGACCGGCACGACTGCGAGCGAATACACCGCGACCGGTGACGGCGAGAGCACAGGCATCGAGGCAACCGAGATTGCAGATCTGGGAACGATCACGGTAACGAACAGTTATGCGGCGAAGACGACAAAGATTCACGCAGCGAAGACCTGGAGTGACAGCAACAACCAGGACGGCAAGCGTGCGAACGTCGGCGCGAAATTCCAGCTGTACAAGAAGGTTGGCGAAACATCGACAGCAGTCGGCGAGGCAGTGGATGTGCCTGCGACAGACGGCGAAGTCAAAGTGTGGGAAGGCCTGCCGGTATACGAAGGCGGCGTAGCGATCACGTACTACGTAGTTGAGACGAAGACCGGCACGACCGCGAGCGAATACACCGCGAGCGGTGACGGCGAGAACAAGGGCATCACGGCAACCGAGATTGCAGATCTGGGAACGATCACAGTCACGAACAGCCATACGCCTGTGACGACGAAGATCCACGCTGCGAAGACCTGGACCGATAATAACGACCAGGATGGCAAGCGTGCGAACGTCGGCGCGAAATTCCAGCTGTACAAGAAGGTTGGCGAAACATCGACAGCGGTCGGCGAGGCAGTGGATGTGCCTGCGACAGACGGCGAAGTCAAAGTGTGGGAAGGCCTGCCGGTATACGAAGGCGGCGTAGCGATCACGTACTACGTAGTTGAGACGAAGACCGGCACGACCGCGAGCGAATACACCGCGAGCGGTGACGGCGAGAACAAGGGCATCACGGCAACCGAGATTGCAGATCTGGGAACGATCACAGTCACGAACAGCCATACGCCTGTGACGACGAAGATCCACGCTGCGAAGACCTGGACCGATAATAACGACCAGGATGGCAAGCGTGCGAACGTCGGCGCGAAATTCCAGCTGTACAAGAAGGTTGGCGAAACATCGACAGCAGTCGGCGAGGCAGTGGATGTGCCTGCGACAGACGGCGAAGTCAAAGTGTGGGAAGGCCTGCCGGTATACGAAGGCGGCGTAGCGATCACGTACTACGTAGTTGAGACGAAGACCGGCACGACCGCGAGCGAATACACCGCGAGCGGTGACGGCGAGAACAAGGGCATCACGGCAACCGAGATTGCAGATCTGGGAACGATCACAGTCACGAACAGCCATACGCCTGTGACGACGAAGATCCACGCTGCGAAGACCTGGACCGATAATAACGACCAGGATGGCAAGCGTGCGAACGTCGGCGCGAAATTCCAGCTGTACAAGAAGGTTGGCGAAACATCGACAGCGGTCGGCGAGGCAGTGGATGTGCCTGCGACAGACGGCGAAGTCAAGGTGTGGGAAGGCCTGCCGGTATACGAAGGCGGCGTAGCGATCAAGTACTACGTAGTTGAGACGAAGACCGGCACGACTGCGAGCGAATACACCGCGACCGGTGACGGCGAGAGCACAGGCATCGAGGCAACCGAGATTGCAGATCTGGGAACGATCACGGTAACGAACAGTTATGCGGCGAAGACGACAAAGATTCACGCAGCGAAGACCTGGAGTGACAGCAACAACCAGGACGGCAAGCGTGCGAATGTCGGCGCGAAATTCCAGCTGTACAAGAAGGTTGGCGAAACATCGACGGCGGTCGGCGAGGCAGTGGATGTGCCTGCGACAGACGGCGAAGTCAAGGTGTGGGAAGGCCTGCCGGTATACGAAGGCGGCGTAGCGATCAAGTACTACGTAGTTGAGACGAAGACCGGCACGACTGCGAGCGAATACACCGCGACCGGTGACGGCGAGAGCACAGGCATCGAGGCAACCGAGATTGCAGATCTGGGAACGATCACGGTAACGAACAGTTATGCGGCGAAGACGACAAAGATTCACGCAGCGAAGACCTGGAGTGACAGCAACAACCAGGACGGCAAGCGTGCGAATGTCGGCGCGAAATTCCAGCTGTACAAGAAGGTTGGCGAAACATCGACGGCGGTCGGCGAGGCAGTGGATGTGCCTGCGACAGACGGCGAAGTCAAGGTGGGAAGGCCTGCCGGTATACGAAGGCGGCGTAGCGATCAAGTACTACGTAGTTGA